In Phoenix dactylifera cultivar Barhee BC4 unplaced genomic scaffold, palm_55x_up_171113_PBpolish2nd_filt_p 001125F, whole genome shotgun sequence, the following are encoded in one genomic region:
- the LOC120108018 gene encoding calmodulin-binding protein 25-like, translated as MVQQVTGIQLGDAGLPVEPVLKPEPQSCLPTLDTSAFLLDRAGLVGHAAAAHGLSFGPAAVEAPAFDFDPLASFPTLESWSVI; from the coding sequence ATGGTCCAGCAGGTGACCGGGATCCAGCTCGGCGACGCCGGCCTGCCGGTCGAGCCGGTGCTGAAGCCTGAGCCGCAGAGCTGCCTGCCGACGCTCGACACGTCCGCCTTCTTGCTCGACCGGGCCGGTTTGGTAGGACACGCCGCTGCGGCCCACGGCTTGTCGTTCGGGCCGGCGGCGGTCGAGGCCCCGGCGTTCGACTTCGACCCCTTAGCAAGCTTCCCCACTCTGGAGTCGTGGAGCGTGATCTGA